Within the Macrobrachium rosenbergii isolate ZJJX-2024 chromosome 25, ASM4041242v1, whole genome shotgun sequence genome, the region AGCACATCACACACTTTGCCTTGTACAGTGTTGGCCTAGCTCATCCACTGCTTGCAGACATCTCCCAACTCTAGTCAGGTAAAATTATGAAAGCTATGGTTTGTataccttgaaaaaataaaaatcaatttaaactTGGTATTTTTCCTACAGGGATACAAACCTAAGCTTTCATACAAGAGGCCTCACCCTGGGTGGGAAGCTGATTGCTCTGTAAGTACTTGAATAAAATAGAAGGGATGGGTTATCCACAGGTACCCACCACCACCTGCTGGGAGTTTCATTTAAGTTAGGGCTGCACTTCTTGAGCAGAGCCCCTCCCATTAGGACTTGATCCCCCTTACACCAGTTGCTTGGCCACCGCCACCACCAGACCTGGGGTGAAAGTGTATAAGGATTTGTGAGCTAAATCCCAGAGTTAGAAGGACAAAAAAGTCAGCTGCCACTTCCACACCCCTGCCTTCAACATACTGATGAACAGCCTCTTACACGTTGGTCTGTGGGGAGGGGCATACTTCTCAGGTAGGGTTTCATAGCTCTGACTGGGCACAGTAACATCTTcacaaaatcctttgaaaaagaGATGGGAAAGCTCTCAAATTTAAGGAATTGGACCAGGGGTTTCTGTGTCTCTGCCATGAACTCCAGGGACAAGGAGGTCCTCTTGTCCAGGTGTGAGACCTTGTAGGAAAGGCCATGAATTTCATCTATTTCTTGGTAGAGGTCAGGGCTAGGAGGAAGACGGTCTGTAAAGTTAAGTCCTTGTTACTCGCTGCTTTCAGGGGCTTGTCGGGCAGGCTTCTCAAGGTGGCTACAACCCGTGCCACTTCTCTTTGAGGCCCTTTATAAGAGCTGACAGTTCCCAAGAGTTGGACAGGTCTGTCCCCCTCAGTCTAAACACCTGAGCAAGGGCCAATCTGTAACCCTTTACAACAGCTAATTAGAGGTTCTTCTCCTGCCATAAGAACACCAGGAAATCTGCCACCTCTCCTAAAGAGGTTTTGAGTGGAGAATGGGCCATTGAACAGCACAGTCACAGTACAGTagatggcccactttccctggaGGACTCCAGAGGAGGAAGGGCACAGAGTATCGGAGATTAGCTCTGCAGTCCCGCTCAAACAGCCCTTCTTGTGGAgtagttactgtactgtatttgatttcattactattttctattatattttaattttgtttataattctgtAAGTACACCCCTACCCTGTTATGTATCAAATGGCATGTGTATGTGAAGCTGCTTTCATGATGATTTAAGTCATTTGAATGTCCAGTCTATTAACAATACATATTGTTGTATTAATGAAATCATCgtattacataataaaatatgtttttggaTGTTGCATGTTTTGAAAATGCTGATATTACATCCAGTTCTGGTCAAGTAATTTTATTTGCAGTTAAATTTGGTGTTTTGTTGTGGCTACAGTTACTAACAGAGTGAAATCCTCTCTAGTATTTCTTTCCTTATGGGTGTTCTGTAGTATTTTTGAAGTGTTGGTGTTCAgctttattttctacaaaaggGAATGGTATTTCTTCTATTAGCCTCCTGGCCCAAGTGTGGATTTCAGTGTTATGTTTGTCTCTATCTACTGTATTTATGCTACTTTTACATCCTGAGGATCAGAGTCATTATTGTGGCCGATTTCTTCAATATCTGTGATGTTTTGTCCACCTTCTCTTTATATGGTGGTATTTCATGCTTAACACTGAAGACTTTAGAAACCTAGTCTCTCAAGTCAGTTACAAGGGATTTTGTCCTCCAGTTCAGCCTCTTTTGCTGCCATTCCTGTCCTATATTCTGTATTAAATACAATCTTCAAGATGCAAAAGTCAACCATCAGTGTGGTGCAGCTCCAGTCTGGAGTTTATTTTCAGACATAAACTGAGGATATCTTTTTACTATGGCCTATTGGAGGTGAGTGTCATCTTGTCACACTTAGTGACTGTCCTGGGAGACTTTCCAAGGTACACTGTATACACTTTACCCTTAATGCATTAAAGGTTGTCAGTCCATCAAGACTGGATCCAATACTGAAGGCAAGGTTAGATATAAAAGTTTCACCTTGTTCTATGACAGGCACGTTAGTTCTATGGGTGGGAAGGTGTGCCATCCAACTGCAACTTGCATCAAATCCAGTGTGCATTCAAAACTCGGTCAGTTTCTATGCAGTAGCCAACAAAATCCACTCCAAATATCAGGAAAGGAGAGATCATTCCCAGGTCAACAAAGGTTGCATCTTCATTGAGTACTCTGAGCTGGCCTTGAAAGGTACAGTTGGACTTCCATGGGAGAAAAACTGCCAAACTGTCATCACTCTGTTCTTCCTTGTGCCAGTTAAGTCTGTCCTCCTCACTCCAACAAAGTGCTGAGCTATTTGGGAACTATGAGTTGTGGGGTGAACTTGCTAACCAACGTtaaccctccccccaaaaaaaatacaaattaatacaaTAATGCATAATTagacatatttatttacagttatgttttttacaaaatattttgataaattaataagCTAAAAGCTCATATCCCTTACAAGAAAAACAGCCGAATCAAAACTTACTTACTTGGGCTGGCTGATCATTACATTCAAACTTGCTTATTGAAATAACAATGACCTAGTTTATTTAAATAACAATGACCTAGGATAAATACAAGAAAGTGGGGACTAACATCTGTTGCATGGTCATTCTGACAATCACTTCTGACTACCGAGAGTAAAATCAAAGTATGTGTGGTTAAAACCACGTTTATGTTCCCTGTATGGAAAAGGTTCCCAGCCATTTTGTAGGGAGTCCTTGTACACTGCTGCAGCCAAACTTAGGAAAAATGCAACAGGCACTCCAACTTTGACAGATCGAGCTGCAAAGAGAAGattaaatcacaatttttatCTAGAAGGATTTCAAAATTGGGCAAGAAgtataaatctgaaaaattacattctaaaaaaggaataaacgaGCATGTACattactaggctaattaagaatataaacaactagaaaaatgaaaaacattctgatcaatgaaaaagtttatttaacaCATGCATAATGTGGTTGCTTGGGGCATGAAGTAAAGTGTGTCAAATTTACACATACCAACTGTTTaaatgtaacagaaaaacaaatgtaacagaaaaacaaggaaaacttaTTTTCACCACATGATCTCAATGTTTTAATAACTATCTTAATAAGATGATACATTAGATGAAATATACTCTAGTGTTCTTTAATCATATTAAGTAACAGATTCACTAagctaatttatttagctttcacaAGGCTGGACCAacagcatttgtttttataaataataaacataagacCTGTcttattaaattacagtttttaaaaactttatttgctTAATCGAAAATGATGGAGATACTGACAAAATTCCTTTACCTGATCTGCTTCGAAAATTTGCCACTGTTGtaaagcaaaaaatttttaacatagtTTTTTCTACAGTCTGCATATACACAGATTGTATCACCTGGGCAATTCATCAAACATCAATAATTCAATTCTATGACAAGACTAAATAACTTGTGTTGTTTTTTAAATACAACAAATTCCATATTCCAACATTGGCCGTAACCTGTTTTGTTActactacagtatatttattttttcatacaatgtCATTTCTTGAATATAAAGTAATGGGTTTTAAAGATGTTATTTAACCACTTATAGGAATATCTATATGTGATCTTGTCACAGTAACTGCCCTGCGCACCTATTCTGCTAATAAGAATTTTTGCCAAGAACAGAAGAACACAAGGAAGaaaagaacctgttcctttaatcccttccctgattatcctgagtattcttgtgattaactACTATTTATTCTTGCAGTCATGAGAATACTCGTTCATActcttaaaatattcctacttacttctattttcctgaattaactcgttctttgatgaattcccattttctatatttcctctccccagAGGAAATGTTTAGCATGTATTTTTAATAGATGGAGTTGTGCAACTTCCAATGTGAGACGCTGTGCCTgtgaaattctctccaagttcacAACTTTGAaggcatggaaaaaatactaaattttgaatattgcgtgaatctaaattttattttcttatttttacctttctaacatccCAAGTGACTATattactgtataattaaaaatacagtgaaaatagtataatctaaGACTCCTGAGTCAACTCAGgaatgcaaacataaaaaaaaaaagtatgaactacaaattaaaaaccaacttatgaacaattcaagatatgaacGGCCATCTGGAACATAACTTGTTTGTAAGTCAGGTAGTGAAAGTAGAGTGATTAATTTTATCAtacaaattttcaatatttgggataaatcttacctactgttaaagttagctgactaccacagtGAATGAGGGTGGTCGGTTTGTGCAGCCAGAAAAACACCTGTTCAGCCAAGCAAACTAGAAGCATTTCTTACAAGCAAAAAAGCTTTTAAACATTCttgcctgttgtgtgatccttccTGGTACGTACTGTTGCCAGACAGTGGATCCACAGCAGGGTGTAAGGTCCTTGTAgtgagacttgtcagaggatccttacaagGGAAAATGGACTATCTTTTAGAGGATCCTCTTACAAGGGAAAATGGACTATCTTTTAGAGTAGTGGTGACTCTTGTTCCTGGGTTGAGAGCTCATAACTTAAGAGTCCAAAACTACAGACAGTAACTACCTTCAGATATAATGGTATGCTCCTATACACTAATGTGTACCTTTGTGCTTCCCAAACTCAACACCAGGATTTCCTAATAACATAAGataggagagaaaggaaaattctcttttatttggtCCATGAGAAAATCATCTCAGCCTTGATGTTAGAACTATGAGCTTGACAATTCTCACACAAAATTTGATGTCTTGCAAATAAAGCAAGGCAAAACTTGAGTTCCATGTTCATTGAGCTGTACTGACAACCTTCTCTAGCAAAAGgattttaaggaaattaaaaaaaagtgcttAGAGCATGGAAGTTGTCAGGTTTTACTTTCAAACAATGGCAAATGATCATGATCCGACTCTTACGTAAGCTGACAACTGAGCAACACTGAAAAAAGACTTAGCATTCTTGAACATAAATTCCTATCTCCCCCCTCCACAAGGATTATATTGTTGGAAACAATAAAACTTGCTATGAAAACCAATGGGTTTGTTTTACTTTCTATCTCCCCCCTCCACAAGGATTATATTGTTGGAACAATAAAACTTGCTATGAAAACCAATGGGTTTGTTttactttctatctctcttcccATGCCTAAAGAGGGGGCCAGTTACATGACCTATCTTTCCTGGACAGCACCTAAACACCTGGGGTTTCATCTCCTAGAAAACAGGCTTAAGTGATTGAGGGGTTTGCATTGCAAAAAACCTCAAAACAACAATCACAACAATATATTTAattcaagaaacaagaaaaagtatAAGCTGACAGTGAACAGCAAGTAAGGCAGAGAACCATGGAGATGTCTTCACATGATGGCGGCTGGAAACAAAGCGGAGTGCAGTCAGGTCAGACGGGTGGATGGGGTTTCCCCCTACCCGTCAGTGGTCAACGACCTTGACTGAAAGTTAATTACCATTCCAGCTCGcatttgcaagctaaatcctatatAAAGAATGGAGGTTTGCATTTGTGTAGAACAAAAGGCTACTATATATATGCTACGTACTCATGAGAAAATACCAAAAAGACTTACTGGCTACTCCAAATATGCTACCAGCTGATGCCCCTCCAAGGAGGTAATtaattttgtcatcttttttaCGAATATTGCATGCAGCACATGTCACAGCTGCAAATGTTGCCCCAGCTACTACCATTGGCACAGTGCTCTTCAAATATGTTGCAATTGTTGGTACATATCCTTGGGGCTTGGTGTACATCAGTGTATCATATGTTGATAACATCACGCCTGTAAGCATAAGAGAATAATTAGTTTGGCATGATCAAAGTATACAGTACTACAGTATACCTAAAACAACAGCCAACCCTTGCCTCCAAATAACACACAAAGTGAAGCACAAGGCAACTATGAGGGACCTATATCACCAGATAACACCCGTCATCACCCAGAACCTGATAGCAATGTGACCTCAACCACTACACTGTAACATCCTTGTAATCACTTTCCTTGGAAATACTTTATACCAGTACACTTCAACAccagaaaaaagttaaaagtagttttttttttcctgaaatgctGTACATTCTTCTTTAAATAAATCTTAGCAAAATTTCACTAGCAGACAATGATTATACTAATGTAATAATGCTCTAAATATTACAGTACCATAATATTCAAAATAGGCAATCTTTCTCAAGAGTCCTGGAAAGTAATTCTCCATATTAGTATGTTTTCTTATTGGAAAATATAAATGCTGAATTTAAGATCTATtctttaaatacttacctcttcCATTATATAACTTTTACTTCTGCACCAGCGGTAGTTcaacaaattgaaataaaaaacaaggatGAGGTTACAGTTAATTTGaccaaataacagaaaaaagggCAGAGCATTTAGACATAGTAGTGTTCACTCCTCCttaaacataaaatgattaatatctCTCTAATAGGCATAATCTATTTGAGTACACTAATTGCCCTTGTATGGCATAAAAGTGTCAAACTCATTACCTTTAAGTAGGTCCAGGCTGCATTTAACAACCCTGAGAAAGGGAATGCCTCAACCTAGGTCAAGAACAAGACTAGTGTCTTCAATGCAGAAGCCAGTATTCTGCAATACAGTACTTGGAAATCTCTTACCATTTCAAAGGTCCTAGGGCTACCAAGAGAGGGTTTAATTGCTTCAAGAGGCTTTTACTAGAGACTCAACCAGCTCTGGAGGCAAAAACTACACCATCAAGGTTCCAAGAAGTTATGGTGTACCAGGCACCTTCATTACACCTGGCCTAAAGACCTCCTGGAGTCCAGGTTGTAAGCAGTGTCTGGTAGAGTGTCACCTAAAACATAGGAAGACAAAGACCTAAAATCTATAATAGCTGGAACTGACAGCATTTAGAGTAACTAAGAAACTAAGAACATAATGAACTCGCCTATAAAGGTGCATGCTCAGGAAATACTTCCAGCCCAACTCCAGAAGAGAGAAACTAACCACTGCCTCTGAAAACTTGATAGACCCTCAGTCCACACCAAATAAACCTTAATCTAGCACAAGATAGTTATAGTGTCAACATGAACATTGAAATCTTGTGGAAGCTTAGAAAACTTTAGCATGTGGAAGTTTTAAAAGAACTTCCTAAAAGAATGAGTTCTTTGGATATATACTACACAGGCAATAGAATTCAAAATCATTCCTCTTACAGCCACCAAGGCACTACTAAGAACATCCTATATTCCTTGGATATAAATGTTTCTCTTCCAATCATAAAATGTGAGATGTAAGAGTTCATAACCAACTAATGTTGGTGAAAAAACACCCGCTAAATCAGTCAGAAGACCTAGAAGTGGAAGTTAAATATTGGTAACTTTCTGTTCTAGTCATGAATATGCCTATATTCAGATTTATTAAAGTTCTTATAGAAACTGACATGGCTGAAAATTCAGAGACGATTCTGTTGGCAGAATACTATTCCTCCTGTTTATTAGGCCCCTTAGCACATTGTTCCTATCCAGGACAACCCAAGGAAAAGCTACATCTTCTCTGCTTCTGTCCAAAGAGGAGTCTCCTATTCTgagtaaaaggtaaataaacaataatgctATCAACATCTagttgcataaaaaatatttaatgatgagCTTGTTGCCGcgtgctggaacccggc harbors:
- the ND-B14.7 gene encoding NADH dehydrogenase [ubiquinone] 1 alpha subcomplex subunit 11, whose protein sequence is MGYSDAPDGQECFEKIWTVSKAGGFIGVMLSTYDTLMYTKPQGYVPTIATYLKSTVPMVVAGATFAAVTCAACNIRKKDDKINYLLGGASAGSIFGVATRSVKVGVPVAFFLSLAAAVYKDSLQNGWEPFPYREHKRGFNHTYFDFTLGSQK